The Rhodocytophaga rosea genome has a segment encoding these proteins:
- a CDS encoding MFS transporter: MGETKIGNYRWAVCALLFFATTINYIDRQVIGLLKPTLEKEFSWSETDYGNIVMVFAACYALGYILFGNFIDKIGTKLGYSISIIIWSIAAMAHALVKSTFGFGLVRGVLGLGEAGNFPAAVKAVAEWFPKKERALATGIFNSGTSIGAVAAPILVPWILGAYGWQEAFLITGAIGFIWLIFWWIYYEIPSRHKKLSSREYEYIHSDHEPAASPNAVAISWSRLLSLRQTWVFIVGKVLTDPIWWFFLFWLPSYFATTFKLDLTKPSLHLAVVYTATTFGSIGGGYISSFLIKRGWPVLKARKATLLGVAIAVLPIILARYASNIWVAVGIISIAAAAHQAWSANIFTVVSDIVPKRAVSSVVGIGGMAGSIGSTLFPLLVGSLLDYYKAAGNIGAGYNILFIICGLAYFTAWLIIHFLTSRMKPIEL; this comes from the coding sequence ATGGGAGAAACTAAAATTGGAAATTATCGCTGGGCAGTTTGTGCCTTACTCTTCTTTGCTACCACCATCAACTATATAGACAGGCAGGTAATCGGTTTACTAAAACCTACCCTGGAGAAAGAGTTTAGCTGGAGCGAAACAGATTATGGAAATATCGTAATGGTTTTTGCGGCCTGCTATGCGTTGGGGTATATTCTATTCGGAAATTTTATTGATAAGATAGGTACTAAACTGGGTTATTCTATTTCTATTATTATCTGGAGTATTGCTGCGATGGCCCATGCCTTAGTAAAAAGCACCTTCGGCTTTGGACTGGTAAGAGGCGTATTAGGATTAGGAGAAGCCGGTAACTTTCCGGCAGCCGTTAAAGCAGTGGCTGAGTGGTTTCCTAAGAAAGAACGTGCATTGGCTACCGGTATTTTTAACTCAGGCACCAGCATTGGCGCAGTGGCGGCTCCTATATTAGTTCCCTGGATACTGGGTGCCTATGGCTGGCAGGAAGCCTTTCTGATCACAGGCGCTATAGGCTTTATATGGCTGATTTTCTGGTGGATATATTATGAAATTCCCTCCCGCCATAAAAAGTTATCTTCCAGGGAATATGAATACATTCATAGCGACCATGAGCCTGCCGCTTCCCCAAATGCAGTAGCTATATCCTGGAGCCGCTTGCTAAGTTTGCGGCAAACATGGGTATTTATTGTTGGTAAAGTACTTACGGACCCTATCTGGTGGTTTTTCCTGTTTTGGTTACCCTCCTATTTCGCTACTACTTTTAAGCTGGATCTGACAAAGCCTAGTTTGCATCTGGCGGTTGTATATACAGCGACAACTTTTGGGAGTATTGGCGGCGGATATATCTCTTCTTTTTTAATTAAAAGAGGATGGCCTGTGTTAAAAGCGAGAAAAGCTACCCTGCTTGGCGTGGCTATAGCTGTGTTACCCATTATACTGGCCAGATATGCATCAAACATATGGGTAGCCGTAGGTATCATCAGTATCGCCGCAGCGGCTCATCAGGCCTGGAGCGCTAATATTTTCACCGTTGTTTCCGACATTGTTCCTAAAAGAGCCGTAAGTTCTGTCGTGGGGATCGGCGGGATGGCCGGATCAATAGGATCTACTTTGTTTCCTCTACTGGTGGGCTCATTGCTAGATTATTACAAAGCGGCAGGCAATATTGGTGCCGGTTATAACATCCTGTTTATCATTTGTGGGTTAGCTTATTTTACAGCCTGGCTGATTATACACTTCCTTACTTCCCGAATGAAACCTATAGAACTGTAG
- a CDS encoding DUF7133 domain-containing protein encodes MVATLETKVAPPSKIDFSSSPVLSPQQSMEQMQVEDGFEVKLVASEPLVSSPVALTFDGKGRIWVIEMNGYMPDTIGTGEEVPSGKIVILEDTNKDGVADERKVFLDSLVLPRALCLIEDGILVAEPPRLWYYPINNDKPGKRVLVDEAYTDGGNVEHQPNGLLRAMDNWIYNSKSSKRYRKRGDTWQIERTHFRGQWGISQDNYGRLYYNTNSENVLGDYFSPGLGAYNKNQRSVAGFNKKIVADNKVYPARPTPGVNRGYMKDVLDDSLHLVNFTAACGTLVYRGDLFGPAYGSAVFVAEPSANLIKRNSISEQGYIIQGRQAYKGKEFLTSLDERFRPVNLYNAPDGALYIVDMYRGIIQHKTYLTTYLKQEIAKRQLTEPLNCGRIYKVVPKGKKEQRGPLPDQPTWFVTLLGHPNGWVRDYAQQRLIDGKYKEVIPALKQSLKETTNPLQTIHALWTLEGLDALQTEEVVALLQQTMWPIRMQALSVLPSLINKTNYTQYLPVMERMVEQKDTLAAPYIAFLIHYIESIERNAANKLVKKVVKQYPDDIYVADAVISNVEDRESVFLKELPALVSDTNLAIYTQTNRVITQIQNAQARRNPEALKKEFPKGAVMFTSICQTCHGPDGNGVQSLGPPLNQSEWVTGNKEKLISIVLYGLTGPVEVRGRLYKAPEINGDMPGIGYNKELTNEEVAQLLSFIRKSWQNNADKVTVEEVAKIRQKLNTRQNAFTVEELNAM; translated from the coding sequence GTGGTAGCCACACTTGAAACCAAGGTAGCTCCCCCTTCAAAAATTGATTTCAGTTCTTCTCCTGTACTTTCACCCCAACAGTCTATGGAGCAGATGCAAGTAGAAGATGGATTTGAAGTAAAATTAGTAGCATCTGAGCCATTGGTAAGTTCTCCGGTTGCCTTAACATTTGATGGCAAAGGGCGCATCTGGGTAATAGAAATGAACGGGTATATGCCAGATACCATAGGTACAGGAGAAGAGGTACCAAGCGGCAAAATCGTGATTCTGGAAGATACAAATAAGGATGGTGTAGCGGATGAACGGAAGGTATTTCTGGATTCACTGGTATTGCCAAGAGCACTTTGTTTGATTGAAGATGGCATATTGGTTGCCGAACCCCCACGCCTGTGGTACTACCCAATCAACAATGACAAACCAGGGAAAAGAGTATTGGTAGACGAAGCGTATACAGATGGCGGCAACGTCGAACACCAGCCCAATGGTTTATTACGGGCGATGGATAACTGGATTTATAATTCCAAATCGAGTAAGCGGTATCGCAAAAGAGGCGATACCTGGCAAATTGAACGAACCCACTTTCGTGGCCAGTGGGGAATAAGCCAGGATAATTACGGACGCCTGTATTACAATACTAATTCGGAAAATGTATTGGGAGATTATTTTTCTCCTGGTCTGGGAGCGTATAATAAAAATCAACGGAGTGTCGCAGGCTTTAATAAAAAAATAGTAGCCGACAACAAAGTATATCCGGCCAGACCTACACCTGGGGTGAACAGAGGATATATGAAAGATGTATTAGATGACAGCCTGCATTTAGTAAATTTTACTGCTGCCTGTGGTACGCTGGTCTACCGGGGTGATTTGTTTGGCCCGGCGTATGGATCTGCTGTTTTTGTAGCTGAACCATCTGCTAATCTGATCAAACGAAATAGTATCTCTGAGCAGGGATATATTATCCAGGGCAGGCAAGCGTATAAAGGCAAAGAGTTCTTAACAAGCCTGGATGAACGTTTCCGGCCGGTAAACCTGTACAATGCCCCAGATGGCGCTTTATACATAGTAGATATGTACCGGGGTATTATTCAACATAAAACGTATTTAACTACGTATCTGAAACAGGAAATTGCCAAGCGCCAGTTAACTGAGCCGCTCAATTGTGGCCGTATTTATAAAGTGGTTCCCAAAGGGAAAAAAGAGCAAAGAGGCCCACTGCCTGATCAGCCCACATGGTTTGTGACCTTATTAGGGCATCCTAATGGATGGGTGCGGGACTATGCCCAGCAAAGGCTGATAGATGGTAAATACAAAGAAGTCATTCCTGCTTTAAAGCAATCCTTAAAAGAAACTACTAATCCTCTTCAAACTATCCATGCACTCTGGACTCTGGAAGGCTTGGATGCCTTGCAGACAGAAGAAGTAGTAGCCTTGTTACAACAAACAATGTGGCCTATCCGGATGCAGGCATTAAGCGTATTGCCCTCCCTGATCAATAAAACGAACTATACACAATATCTGCCGGTGATGGAGCGAATGGTTGAACAAAAAGATACCTTAGCGGCACCCTATATCGCTTTTCTGATACATTATATAGAATCTATTGAGCGGAATGCAGCAAATAAATTAGTAAAGAAAGTAGTAAAACAATATCCGGATGATATCTATGTAGCAGATGCTGTGATTAGCAATGTGGAGGACCGTGAAAGTGTTTTCCTGAAAGAATTACCTGCTCTGGTATCGGATACTAATCTTGCCATTTACACCCAGACAAATCGGGTAATTACTCAAATACAAAATGCACAGGCAAGGCGGAATCCGGAAGCCTTGAAAAAAGAATTTCCCAAAGGAGCTGTTATGTTTACTTCCATCTGCCAGACATGCCATGGCCCGGATGGTAATGGTGTTCAATCATTGGGGCCTCCTTTAAATCAATCAGAATGGGTTACAGGAAATAAAGAGAAACTTATCTCCATCGTATTATATGGCTTGACTGGCCCGGTAGAAGTAAGAGGACGATTGTACAAGGCACCGGAAATAAATGGAGATATGCCTGGAATTGGTTATAATAAAGAGTTGACAAATGAAGAAGTAGCACAGTTATTAAGTTTCATCCGAAAATCATGGCAAAACAATGCCGATAAAGTAACTGTAGAAGAAGTAGCTAAAATCCGTCAAAAGCTAAATACTCGCCAAAATGCTTTTACCGTAGAGGAATTGAATGCAATGTAA
- a CDS encoding mandelate racemase/muconate lactonizing enzyme family protein produces the protein MNRRNLLKSAGALAALSTIRVQSLTQTPAHPDLKTIKITQTNSDFEREKLIRPFGFKGGYLTELWQTIVRLESQTGKSGIGLGTQSVLYGDPDLFAAHSEAGGNALKYALTEKVLHLVKQTQFTTPIELLEKIMPEVIATGKRITGKSDLNPIFVYISLVAIDNAAWLIYATENNFTSFDQMVPAQYSKALSARNNKIAIMYQVPYGMPIEELKKAAEDGYFVFKLKSGAPGTQSEMLQKDCERLTQIHTTLKGFHTSQMNNGKLIYTIDPNARYDKKETFQRYLDHAKKIGAIDQILFAEEPLNEKSEENVKDLGILIAGDESVHDEATALRRLEQGYGALVLKGIAKTLSFSMKVAKLAQERNIPCLCADLTVNPILVDWHKNLAARLSPFPGIGMGLMETNGDAQYRNWPTMMGYNPAGTASWNIRKNGVFELKDEFYQRSAGIFEPSVHYQEIFRKS, from the coding sequence ATGAACCGAAGAAACCTTTTAAAATCGGCAGGTGCACTGGCTGCATTGAGTACGATCCGTGTACAATCGTTGACACAGACACCAGCACATCCAGATCTGAAAACCATTAAGATTACGCAAACCAACTCTGATTTTGAACGCGAAAAATTAATACGCCCCTTTGGATTTAAAGGAGGCTACCTGACTGAACTGTGGCAAACGATTGTCCGCCTGGAATCCCAGACAGGCAAAAGCGGCATTGGGCTGGGTACCCAAAGCGTGCTCTATGGCGATCCTGATTTATTTGCCGCGCACTCTGAAGCCGGCGGCAACGCCCTCAAATATGCCCTCACTGAAAAAGTGCTGCACCTGGTCAAACAAACCCAGTTTACTACCCCCATTGAATTGCTGGAAAAAATAATGCCTGAAGTGATTGCTACAGGAAAGCGTATAACAGGCAAATCTGATTTAAACCCCATCTTTGTTTATATTTCTCTGGTAGCCATAGATAATGCTGCCTGGCTCATATATGCCACCGAGAATAATTTTACAAGTTTTGATCAGATGGTGCCAGCTCAATACAGTAAAGCCCTTAGCGCCCGCAACAATAAGATCGCTATAATGTACCAGGTGCCTTATGGTATGCCAATAGAAGAACTGAAAAAAGCAGCCGAAGATGGATATTTTGTATTTAAATTAAAATCGGGTGCTCCCGGCACCCAATCCGAAATGCTACAAAAAGACTGCGAGCGCCTCACCCAGATTCATACCACCTTAAAAGGTTTCCACACCAGCCAGATGAATAATGGCAAACTCATTTACACCATTGATCCCAATGCCAGGTATGATAAAAAAGAAACCTTTCAACGCTACCTGGATCATGCGAAGAAAATAGGTGCAATCGACCAGATTTTATTTGCCGAAGAACCATTAAATGAAAAAAGCGAAGAAAATGTCAAGGATTTAGGAATACTGATTGCCGGAGACGAAAGCGTTCACGATGAAGCAACTGCCCTCCGTCGTTTAGAACAAGGATATGGAGCTCTGGTATTAAAAGGGATAGCTAAAACCTTAAGTTTTTCTATGAAAGTAGCCAAACTTGCCCAGGAGCGTAATATTCCTTGCCTCTGCGCCGACTTAACGGTGAATCCAATCCTGGTGGACTGGCACAAAAACCTGGCTGCCCGTTTAAGTCCCTTCCCCGGTATTGGGATGGGATTGATGGAAACCAACGGCGATGCCCAATACCGGAACTGGCCAACCATGATGGGCTACAACCCGGCTGGCACAGCTTCCTGGAATATACGAAAGAATGGCGTTTTTGAATTAAAGGACGAATTTTATCAGCGAAGTGCCGGTATTTTTGAGCCATCGGTACATTACCAGGAAATATTTAGAAAGAGCTAG